acattttttttaatgaatttattAGAACCTGGTTCAGACAGGCTATATGTAGATATTTGAGCCTTAAGAGATGTGTTGCACAAATGGGAATGCAAACAATGTAATCTCATATTTTTTGCATATGTAGTCTACTGTTTCAGAATAAGTGTCTTTCACACAGGCATGGTCTTCCATGATTTTTCACATCAACCAATGGTGAGACCATTTGAAATAAATACTCATTACTAATCCATCTGGTTCTGTTCATCATTGCATTGGGTGTTATAAGAACATCATTACCATACAGGGCTTGGACTCCACGTCTGTCATCATCTGGCAGCTTGTATCCATTAGTGTTGACATATTTATAGGTGGGGAACATCAGTGCTCTTCTGTCCCTGGAGTGATCGAGGCCCAGGGCATGACCAAACTCATGAGCCGCCACCAGCAGCAAATTCACACCTTATTGATTAAATCAAAGTGATATGTACCATGTTGCAATTCAAAAAAAGATCAATGACCACATAAATTTAATTCAAAATACATGAGAAATAAAAACAGATTCTGATCATTTATACATTAGtttgtttttccccccaaaaaaagtgttaAGACAACCTCTACCTCTCCGAGTTAAAGTCCAGGTTTCATCTTCATCAAAGTGTGTGTCCCCTCCGAGTCCCTGGCCAGGTGAATTAGCATGGGCCAAGACTCCGTTGCGTCCATCAAAAGGATAAAAGTCCCCATGATCTTAATCAGCACAAGGAAGGAAACATAATCTCAATTTTATTTGCAAAATAGATGCTTTTAATGCTTGAACATGAGTGAAGTAAGCCAGTACCTCCTGAAAAAAAGATTTAACATTTAACATCAGCCATGGCAGCTGTCTCATTCGTCGGGATTTTGATTACTCCCATTGAATTTAAGTACAGTGGGCATTTCAACATTTTTATTGTCACTGTATAACCATAACCACAGTTAAGAATACCCTCTTAGGTATTTTTAACCATGGGTGTTCTCTACGTATGTCCCATTTTTTGTTTTCATACCATGTGAATTATTATCTTAATAGTTTTTAAGTATGCCATTCTATCCAGACTCACATCCGCCCTGAAAGAGGATCATGATGTCTGCAGTGCCACTGTAGATCTGTTTGAAGTCAAGTGGGATGACATCACTGTAGAGCTGGAATGCCTGGGCTATGGTTGCATCCACTTGTCTCTGGTTCAGATCCACAGTGTACCGGGTAATCCTGTTAAAATCCAGTAACTTAGATTGATTTACTCCCACCACCTGCATCTTACATTAAGCACTGACATGTCACTATTCAGCCACACATAGCTTCATATAATACATGTTGAAAAAGAAAAGCAGTTTTGAGTGAGACTATGGAAAATCATTGTCATACTATAATCACTCAAAATGTAAGCATATAACAAAGGTAATGTTAcgtgtttcattttctgttgatGCTGTACTATACCGGTAGGTAATCAGCCTTTTTTTCCATTTGGGTCTCCCATGAAAGTGTCCATATCGACTGATGTCTGAAACACCACATCTCGGCTCCTTCAtcactgccacagtctcattatCCAAGATGCCAGTCACCTAGAGGTCATTGTTGGTAGACCAGTGGGGGCCCCATCCCATAAAAatatttaagtgtgtgtgttttttttttttttaattgccttTGCGCTTGAATTGTTTAAACTTCAGAATGAAAGAAATAAATGTTATTTACATTATTCCAGTGTTTATATATTTTGACAAAGATACATAAACATGTTATTCCGCAACTTGTTATGGTCCCAGAAAACAGATAAAGTATTCTTTGAGAAATATGCACTAAAATACTGGAAACCATATTGAAGAATGTACATCTGAATTTAAATACCGGCGTCAAGATTTTAGCAGTTATGTTCAGTTTTGAAAATGAGTAGCAGGCATTTGTCACGCACCAACAGTTTTCACAGAAATCTGACTTGTACACATTAATGCCATTTATCACAACAGTTAAGTTCATTCTTATGAACTTGTGAAAGCTTGGTTATTACCTCCAGGCCAAAGAAAGCCTGCATTGCCTGCAGACTCTCATTGAATGGGGTCCTCGTGATGCTTCTCAGTGAGGAGTTGGCGAGTCCAACATCAGTGAAGAACAGAGAAAGGTATTCCTGATAAAGGTGGAATTAGGATGGTTATTCTGAAGCTTTTAATTTGTCATCTGATTTTAATCATGCTTATTAAAGCTACAATTCATAATGGCATGCGCTGCCATGGCTATGTGGAGTACTGAGACAACATAAACGCTCTACTGATAAGAAGAAACATGACATCGCACAATTGGGTCAACATTGTgaatttgtttgagaaatggagacatctgaaagcctcaaaaggaaATTAAAGCAATTCGGTATCGGCGGTTTTCTCATTGCAAGAAATAAAGCGAAATACCTGTACACAGTCTGACCAAAACAATAGCAGAAGCGGAGCAGACAGCCTCTGTGTGTATCAATTgcagattgtacctttaactgATAGTGGTAACTTCTTTTTTAGGAAACAATATTAAATCTAATTCTTATGTGTTTGagtatacattatatacacatacacatttgtgtatacattatatacacattaaaaccacctgaggccactgccataaaggggtgtacttggtctgcaacaatgtttaggtaggccgtacatgtcaaagtaacatccacatgaatgccaggacccatagtttcccagcagaacattgcccagaacaccacacttcctctcccggttggccttcttcccatagtgcatcctggtgccatctcttccccaggtaaatgatgcacacacacgacacccagccgtccacatgatgtaaaagaaaacatgattcaacagaccaggccaccttcttccactgctccatggttcagttctgacgctcacgtgtccattgtaggctctttcgatggtggacaggggtcatcatgggcactctgaccggtctgcagctacacagctctatacacagcaagctgtgatgcactgtgtattctgacacctgtctatcatagtcagcattgactttttcagcaatttgagctcttctgtgggatcgaacCAGACGGGGTAGCCTTTGCTCCcaatgcacatcaatgagccttgggcaaccttgaccctgtcaccagttcactggttgtccttccttagaccacttttggtaggtactgatgaCTACATACCGGGAACActccacaagacctgtcgttttggagatgctctgaccaagTCGTCTAatcatcacaatttggccttaGTCAAAGTCAcccagatccttacacttgcccatttttccttcttccaacacatcaacttcaaaacTGACTGTTTAATAGCTGCCAaatataccccaccccttgacaggtgccattgtaatcagataatgttattcacttacctgtcagtggttttaatgttttggctgaccgaTGTACATATATATCTTACAATTTCACCAATCTTAAGTTAGTTTTTCATGAACTGATATGAACTGAGCTGCTCAACATATTAAGAATGCCTTCCTAGTGTTAAGCTCCACTATCACACGGCTTGAGTTCACTCTCTAACCCATCCCCTCCTCTTCATCTACATAGACCCTTCATGACTGGAGTGGAAGTCAAGGTGAAAGTAATGGAGGAGCATAGTGTTCCTATGAGTTCACTTGGTCAGTCtgttgtaaaaaagaaaaacggCTGTTTCTAATATCTGCTCAGAATATATTGCATTACCTCAGCAAGGGAATCGTCTTCTCTCGGTGAAGTTTTGACTTCTGGGGCAGTGGTAGGTGCTGTATAACACAAAGATAAACAAGCCAAGAATACAATCCCAAAAACTGTGATGGACCCCATTCTGTTAGTTACTCTTCTCTCATTCCCAGATCCCTGTATGTAACTCCCTCTGCTCACCCTGTCTTATAAAGCTCATCTCGATAGCCTTAGGCATGTATACTGCTAATAGACAGACATCAAATGAGATGTTGGTGTGGTCTTCTGGTGCATTCCAATAAATGTTTGGGCAAGCTGTCTTGCCTGAGGGAGAGAGGGTTTAAAGAGTGACTCCCTTGATAACTGAGGTTTGAAGATATTCTAACCTGCTGCAAGAACACAAGTGGAATTTGAGTTTTCAATTCAATGTTGTTTATTTTAAATTTTACATTAAAGTTTTTTAAAAGCTACTTTCGGTTGGAGATAGTTTAAATGAGGTATTTTTAAGGCACTTTGGGTCCATCAAGGGTGCGTTTTGGTTCATTTAAGGTTGCTAACTTGCccattttgtttgtgttttccctGGTCTGTACATAATCAATATATGCAAATAAATAAACTACACAAATAATAAGCATTAAACGTTTTTAGCTATCGTGACTTCCCTATAGTGTTTTGAAGCAGTGGATAcgagtgtaacccccccccccccaaaaaaataaaaataataatcagGCCTTGGAACAACCCTCTCATAAAACATAATTTATACAGCTATCcttaaaagaaaaacataaatgtATTTGCCATAAAAGCTTTAAGGAGTAAATTACTTAATATTTACATTGTATATAAAAGCTTGCACATGAGCCATTCTACCCCAAAGGTACGTCTGAGATGTGTTCAATCAACTGATACGGGAGGGGGACTTCCGGGTGGCGCTAGACTGCAACGCACGCGTAGCTCAGTAGCTCGTCCTCAACAActccaaaccttttttttttcatttactcTTTCGACCAACACGGATAACACATCGCAGCATAGCGTATCAAGGAAAGCCCGGGGGCAAACGCGAAGGCGGTATGTCGCCGTTAAAGACAACAACCGATGGTTACGATGCCAAAGGACGAGCTGGTGGACGCGATTGATAACGCTGTTAAAACCGCCTCGCTAGAATAGCAGAGTGACCTCAACACCTTAATCAAGTCGGCAGTGAAAGAAGCGATCAACAGTATCCTCATCCCACAATTCACAGCACTAACGCGTGAAATTCAACATATCAAAGATAATATGTGTGAACTGGCCAAAGACCTCGAGTTGAGTCCTCTCACAAAGCTATCCGGAGCAACACGGCTAAGTTTGACGCGCTGCAGGCTACGATGAGAGCTAATGATTTTCAGCATCAAGtaggtgtaaccaggttaaagttaatgtttttattttattttgtttgagtatgaaatatcaccaaatcctgtctgtgtgctgttatttgtgtttagtacattttattttatgtcattatttacttttatgtatgttttacaacgaccgtcatatacatgtactgtcgctttaagagagaggtcttgtgggtacacggaagagggaacgcgggagaggccatttttgttttgtggggggagtgccaagcagcgaccgagccgagccacgcgtgtttcttaccgtagcacagttttgctgattgaggagaacgtaaccttgagtatccctgtaagaagatactgcaagctgtgggataagatacttgtttatccttccttacatcggagtcccgtggacggtttctccttctaacgcacacgagtgaagtaccCATATGTGCCGTTCTAGTCTAGACTGCTGAATAGGTCAATACAAAGCTCAAATGACCGGCAGTGGAAACCAGTTATttcgaaaataaatggcaaggtgggccaaatagagtcctgtgtgtcccccctccttccttgatcatgatgatgatgatgaaagactGAGGGCCCcaccccaacaacacctggggccccacccaactagaacacaacgcagagctaacgatgagagtgacgggcgtgcagcaggctgaccagcatagaacaccataggactgctcCCGTTACATGGGGCATCTCGCCTCAAAGATCACTCAAATGGAGGACTGTAGCCGGAGGTCCAACGTGAGACTGTCGGGCTGAGGGAAGGCGAGGAAAGGTCGGACGCCATTggttttctgagcaaaaacttgcCGAAGTGGATACCTTCTTTGGGAGGACGGGTTATCCGCATAGAGACAGCCCATAGACTTTACAGCAGTTGGCACAGATGCCAACCGGCCTCGCACGCTGATCTTCAAACTGCTGGACTACTCTGACCATCAATTGAAGGGAGCTAGAGCTCACCCGTTAAGCATACAAAGCAAACCTTGCTGTTCTTCCCGGATTACAGTAGAGAAACGACAAGCAAATGGAAGAATCATCCTCTTGTGCCCCGGTCCACAAGAGGATGATTTCGCTTGGGCTACAACCATTCCTGCTTTACCCGGCCCAGCTGAAAATTACCTATTGTGGGCACACCATCAAATTTGGGACGCCACGCGGTGCCGAGAAGTTTCTTCAAAACACCTTTCAACCTCCACCAGCCGGAAGCCGGACAACGGTGACAAGATGGATGCCTCGTCACCGCCACTGTGAATTAATGTTGCCCACAGCTAAACGAGCTTGCGACATTATGCTGTACACTCTAGCTGTAATAAACCCTTTTGGTGTTTATTGTTAAAATAATCCAGTTTTATGATGTTCGTTTTGTTAACCTTACCACATTCACGTATCACAGTCGTCGTTCTGCCCACGTCCAACCCCCTTATGCACTATAGCCCGCTGACCTGAGAGAGGTGACCAGAAAACTGGCAACCACTCTGAAACCACGGATGTGCTCCCGAGCAATTCAAGGGAAAAGGGGAAAAGGAAGCTCTAGCTGCCGTACGCCAGCACTACCcagtcccccaggcgaaactcaaAGGGGAGATGCCGCTCAGCCTACCAGGGGAAACACTCCTACAGATGACGCGCACACAGTTGGCTCAACACTCACCCTCTCATGCCCCGTGATTATCCGCAGCCAAAGATAGGCAAAACACCCGGCAAAATAAGTTAAAAACGTGCACAAACTCTGCCTAAAGAGTGCATCTCCCAGGGCTCAGCAAACTTACCATATAAGGCATACTACATACCGTGACAAGAGGGAAAACCCCCGCAATGACATCACCTTCGCATGAGAGCCGCACTCTCCCTATTAAAGGCTTTCCCCACTCACAGCCAATTAAACTGGAGTGATACGTGCTCCCGTGCAAACAAAGCGCTCGATTACTTTGCAGaatctaccaaaaaaaaaaaacgtcagaGAAAAAGAAAATACATATCATCTGGCACTTCCTCAAAAACGGATGAACCCCCAATTTGTTACGGCTGGCTCCCAGGCCGCAACAAAGAAGGGAGATGCAAACTGATTTAACAATACTAAACAGAAGTTTATCAAACTAAATGAATTAAATAGTACAATGAGGTGTGGTAGTCAGAGGTGGGGAGATTTCTTGATTCTTAGATGCATCGCGATGAAAACATGGACAATTCTGCATCGATGCAATGACAGAACATAATCGCACCAATCATTTTGAAATTGGACATCTGGGCACATTTTGGGTTTCATAAACTTCAGGGTGGGAAGCATGAACTGGACAAGACACGCGCTGTGTGTAAAATGTGCCACACAAAAATTAAATACTTTGGTAGTACAACGAATTTGAGGAACCATGTTAGCCGTTTTCATGCTGGGCTAATGTCTGCAACCATAAAGAATACAGCGAGCCcagcgccagtaatgagagacgacatcaatgagtcacacaacgcagatggaaacgtgcggcagcagccatttagttaaacaggaagaacaacagagactgcaGCGCAGGCAGACCGGATAGGGAgacttggtaactatagcaaccacaaccaatactggcgtcaccccttttgttacccaaaagaaagacccccccccttacacacagtacaacaataacaccacagaacaccaggcaacatcacagctcaggctatacaactagacctgtaaggtaagacaaaacattatcaccagtacacacaaacaactggcctaaagttcaaagtcctctaaatgccaCGGCAAGCGCCGGCAATGctccgagcgtcgaggtgcagcatcaggtgcaagagcaggcaaTACACTCGCGAGGGGAGCTCCCCTCAGGCTCAACCTCGACGGGAggcacagtctcatcccccagcctcatattgttatcacaaggcaggcaaggtgcaggtgggggctcggcaatggctggaGGTACgtcagggcagtgcggggcagggttgtccaagtccccatcagacgcgaaatcgtccgcgaggggttcagaggccgtagagggaccttccactttgtagcagtcacccagccacccacccaccctgTAGGAGGTGCAACAGAGTTGAGACCCCGTGgacttctggatattgcaccatgaaccatccacacttttgacgaggtacctgtcacgggcctttgacttattccagtcaccataccggtacaccagttcaccaggtcaaatggcgggaggcacggccacacgaccagagggcacctttgacttcatgctgcacggatggttggtgacacgctccgagtgttgtttcaagatgaggtcctggtcgaccacaggcaactgcctatgggagaactggtcatgctgaagcagcatttcatgggcagacaatccacgcgacctaacacgactgttcaggttggtcgtagcgacagagagtaacaggggagtaacagccctacagttaggctcgagatgaagaatctccccctgaatctcttgaacagccttctctgccactgggttcttattgacattctttgcattgcccacctcaacaactagtctgtgcatagcgagggccccatcccctgccaatgcagcaaaaccaggggcagggtcagtcctgatcacagcaaaggggccgtcaagagggcacagacccacacataagtGGGTTATAGCGTCCCTGAGAGTGTCACTGCGCTCGTCGTCGATGAGACTCCGTCTGAGGTCAGATAACcctgcctgtatggcaagccaggccgacctgttggtgaagggcagaggtaggacaggtcccatgttcaccctggcctggaacggacccacagcACCGTTATATCCTTCacagtggggatcaaacactacatcaaactctctatgcagggcgcggaactcatctctgatgtcagcaggcatgatgtcatctggatccagagcgacaaggtcagaggacaaggttgacatggtcgtcggggccagtttggggggatcagctggcacggtggcgtcactgagtgacgggacatacGTATGTGGCGAGGACAtggcataggtggtggcttttctggaccagccgcggctcgccagtgagatttgggacacggatcttcccggacacaccccgtagcaaagttggggcaggccactgcggtgtgtcagactggtcacatgagacatcaatgtgtggttcaacagccagctcactgtccacattgcactgctcaggaggcagctcgagctcgatgtactcccctggccacacagtagatttatccatgcgccgtacggcatgcctgtccatcggtgtttggagggtgccgtagcggtatatatcctcgcccaagcagatgtggtgtttggctAGTCTGATGGAGAtgtcgttcttttccataaagggaattccaacCAGGGTGAAAGATTTgagattctcaacgacgaggccctcaaaatagaggtcatggccatctctctggaagtgtgtccgtgtctctcccaatactttcaaaagagacgagccatctgcttggaatgcggactgcgtacttcctgtgacggtgacgcccagcctgatcgcgcatgaggccctcatcatgttgcccattgccccactatcaacagtgagacgcacagggcagtgtccatggaaagcatcgaggtaaggggactgtgtgataagtacacgtttcacaccactagatggcgctggctccccactaacgcactcctctacctcatcatcagtctcgacctgctctcccaaaacctggcgcgactttgccatgtacattttatcttggggggggggcagaaaggaacatttgctgaggaagtgattatcaggcctgccagcacatttacaaaggggaaaTGACCTCCatgtccggacagggatggattgctttgacttggggagttcagacacagccccggtgcactgaaagccgtaatgtagacgaatagcttgccatatgctgtcaatagatgtggagggcctgactatgctgtgacgagagattacaggacaataattggctatctgtcccaacattagctctaacatggctaccttctgttctttattgcgacgttGGGGCGCAGGAATAGCTTCACagtcatctgtgaatccccggacaggggatgttttagacttcttctcccactccacgccatcgagcaggaagggggcaaacccggcgtcgagtgacagtatataaagcaggtcTGACGacagttctcaaaagagttcactgtctcggtctttgttaaacaccactgcttcggtgctctgtgtgtcgccatgctgcccacttagctagcacaactgtgtctgagctagcccagctgcgtctggtggtagacgtaactaccctgtgattcccctggaagggctaccgcaattaattcggtaaatatcagtcctcgggacgtgagtctggtaagcgctgccaccacgccagtaatgagagacgacatcaatgaaccacacaacgcagatggaaacgtgcggtagcagccatttagttaaaacaggaagaacaacagagactgcaacgcaggcagaccggaagggaggcttggtaactatagcaaccacaaccaatactggcgcagCTTATCAGCCAAGAACTGAGGAGGCACTGTCAACTTTGCCATCCAAATCTGAGAGAGGGAAGAGAATCATCTGATCAGTGGCAGCTTTCATAGCTAAGGGTCAACGGCCTTATTCGGCCATAGAGAACCCTGGGTTTCACCACCTGCTGAAGACGATGGAGCCACAGTATAAGCTCCCATCACGAAGTCACTTTACAGAAacagctatacctaaactctACAGCGAAATCAAAGCCCAGGTAATGGAGTCAATGAGTAAAGCTAGTAGAGTAGCCATTACATGTGATTCCTGGACTTCTGTCGCGACTGAGTCATAATATGTGACAAAAACAACACACTATATTAGTGAGGACTGGCAGATTTATATCGAATGTGCTTCAAAACGAGAGCCGTTTGTGACAGTCTCACGGGTTCACATCTGGCGGACCTACTGTCTAATGTCGTGGAAGAATG
This DNA window, taken from Lampris incognitus isolate fLamInc1 chromosome 7, fLamInc1.hap2, whole genome shotgun sequence, encodes the following:
- the mmp30 gene encoding matrix metallopeptidase 30; translated protein: MRLGDETVPPVEVEPEGSSPRESAPTTAPEVKTSPREDDSLAEEYLSLFFTDVGLANSSLRSITRTPFNESLQAMQAFFGLEVTGILDNETVAVMKEPRCGVSDISRYGHFHGRPKWKKRLITYRITRYTVDLNQRQVDATIAQAFQLYSDVIPLDFKQIYSGTADIMILFQGGYHGDFYPFDGRNGVLAHANSPGQGLGGDTHFDEDETWTLTRRGVNLLLVAAHEFGHALGLDHSRDRRALMFPTYKYVNTNGYKLPDDDRRGVQALYGVRRAKPTTEPELTPPPVPEPEPEPEEPTEDPDPKPDPRPNPRDEQCNRDLVFDAATSIRGDLYFFKNGYYWRKNSQGIRLTKVSSRWSRINDVDAAYEVPYKNEVYLFEGHQFWAITAYSKTMMPGYPRRITTLGLPPSVSKVDAAVYVRTTGKTLIFVKNQYWSYNEARNQMDHGYPRYIAYDFPGIGSKVDAVFENYGYLYFSNGPRQSEYYLQHKTVRRVLLNYGWLNCY